One genomic region from Jiangella sp. DSM 45060 encodes:
- a CDS encoding RNA polymerase sigma factor, with protein MAADTTDFDEFYNATHRRVLHQMYAMTGNLADAQECTQEAYARAWQRWKTVSQASSPEAWIRTVAWRIAASRWRKAKNGVTALVKHGVPDHSPSPDPDHVALVTALKQIPESQRQAIVLHHLVGMSVDDIATETGTPSGTIKARLSRGRAALAHLLTDTGDAAGLPAGGEAS; from the coding sequence ATGGCCGCCGACACCACCGACTTCGACGAGTTCTACAACGCCACCCACCGCCGCGTCCTGCACCAGATGTACGCGATGACGGGCAACCTCGCCGACGCGCAGGAATGCACCCAGGAGGCGTACGCCCGGGCCTGGCAGCGGTGGAAGACGGTCAGCCAGGCCAGCAGTCCGGAGGCCTGGATCCGCACGGTCGCCTGGCGCATCGCCGCCAGCCGCTGGCGCAAGGCGAAGAACGGCGTCACGGCGCTGGTCAAGCACGGCGTGCCCGACCACTCGCCGTCGCCGGACCCCGACCACGTCGCGCTGGTCACGGCGCTCAAGCAGATCCCGGAGAGCCAGCGGCAGGCGATCGTCCTGCACCACCTGGTCGGGATGAGCGTCGACGACATCGCGACCGAGACGGGGACGCCGTCGGGGACGATCAAGGCCCGCCTGTCGCGGGGGCGGGCGGCGCTGGCGCACCTGCTCAC
- a CDS encoding sigma factor-like helix-turn-helix DNA-binding protein: protein MREPADFDAFYDATSRRVLHQLYALTGDLGRARDCTQEAYARAWRHWPAVTAATSPEAWVRGTAWRLASGRWRRGGRRATAPPGTASADVVAALLRLPEKQRYAIVVRYLAGAAVADIAAETGTSVATVENRLAKAHATLTRILPGDIAALTGGHRV from the coding sequence ATGCGCGAGCCCGCGGACTTCGACGCGTTCTACGACGCCACGAGCCGGCGCGTGCTGCACCAGCTCTACGCGCTGACCGGAGACCTCGGCCGGGCCCGCGACTGCACCCAGGAGGCGTACGCGCGGGCCTGGCGCCACTGGCCCGCCGTCACCGCCGCGACCAGCCCGGAAGCCTGGGTCCGCGGCACCGCCTGGCGACTGGCGTCGGGACGGTGGCGGCGCGGCGGGCGGCGGGCGACTGCGCCACCCGGCACCGCGTCCGCGGACGTCGTCGCGGCGCTGCTCCGGCTGCCGGAGAAACAGCGTTACGCGATCGTCGTCCGGTACCTCGCCGGTGCGGCCGTCGCCGACATCGCGGCCGAGACCGGAACGTCCGTCGCGACCGTCGAGAACCGTCTCGCGAAGGCGCATGCCACCCTGACTCGCATTCTCCCCGGCGACATCGCCGCTCTCACCGGAGGCCACCGTGTCTGA